One Rosa chinensis cultivar Old Blush chromosome 5, RchiOBHm-V2, whole genome shotgun sequence genomic region harbors:
- the LOC121049223 gene encoding uncharacterized protein LOC121049223 translates to MGISGGMRPGRRSRAGRNHSPASEGDDEHVPRGLLRTVERLFERFAAALPNPRTDYTVERARRHGAYTFSSAPTESVAGDWITRMERVFESLGCPATRRVPLAIDLLDGDAWLWWQGTRNMGYDPTTMTWEEFKTEFSNRYYNQASQHRLRFEFMQLKQTEEMTVLQYEERFIALSRFAPELVATEKLKVDQFINGLLPVYRDWLAPHDYPTFKLAVEAAMRCEARYLDGSRPLEIGGPSQGPSKRIASSSGSASSSGSRPSSSDSSSRQRFRGRFRRPGQTGRRQSRGGTASSSGGFGRQAIPRDYPQCATCGRHHAGPCQAGVGTCYQCGQWGHYRRECPQLTQGAFTTTGQSMGQTSVGATSSGSQGSLSGRSSTQPGRGQRGRPVTQMYFQKNCLDCPR, encoded by the exons ATGGGAATTTCAGGTGGAATGAGACCCGGACGCAGATCTCGTGCTGGCAGGAACCATTCACCcgctagtgagggtgatgatgagCATGTTCCTCGTGGATTGTTACGGACCGTGGAGCGGTTGTTTGAGCGTTTTGCAGCGGCTCTCCCCAATCCTAGGactgactatactgtggagcgtgccaGACGCCATGGGGCGTATACTTTCTCTAGTGCTCCTACGGAGTCCGTAGCAGGAGACTGGATTACCCGCATGGAGAGAGTATTTGAGTCCTTGGGTTGTCCAGCTACTAGGAGGGTTCCTTTGGCTATTGACCTCCTAGACGGGGatgcatggctttggtggcaggGTACCAGGAATATGGGTTATGACCCAACTACCATGACTTGGGAAGAGTTCAAAACGGAGTTCTCAAATCGGTACTATAATCAGGCATCCCAGCACCGTCTCCGATTTGAGTTCATGCAGTTGAAGCAGACTGAGGAGATGACTGTGTTACAGTATGAGGAGCGTTTCATTGCTTTGTCTCGGTTTGCCCCTGAGTTGGTGGCGACAGAAAAGTTGAAGGTTGATCAGTTTATCAATGGCCTTCTACCTGTATATCGGGATTGGTTGGCGCCTCATGATTATCCAACTTTTAAGTTAGCTGTGGAGGCTGCCATGAGGTGTGAGGCTAGATATTTGGACGGTTCCCGACCTTTGGAGATTGGCGGTCCCAGTCAGGGGCCATCTAAGAGAATTGCCTCTAGTTCGGGTTCTGCATCGTCATCAGGCAGTAGACCGAGCAGTTCAGATTCTAGCTCTCGTCAGCGTTTCAGGGGACGCTTCAGGAGGCCTGGGCAGACCGGTAGGAGACAGTCCAGGGGTGGCACTGCTAGTTCCAGTGGAGGCTTTGGTAGACAGGCGATTCCGAGAGACTATCCCCAGTGTGCTACTTGTGGTAGACACCATGCAGGCCCGTGTCAGGCAGGTGTGGGGACTTGTTACCAGTGTGGCCAGTGGGGTCACTACAGGAGAGAATGCCCTCAGTTGACTCAGGGAGCCTTCACTACTACTGGTCAGAGTATGGGTCAGACCTCTGTGGGTGCTACTAGTTCGGGTTCTCAGGGCAGTTTGTCAGGCAGGAGCAGCACACAGCCGGGTCGTGGACAGAGAGGGCGTCCAGTGACCCAG ATGTATTTCCAGAAGAATTGCCTGGATTGCCCCCGGTGA